A genomic region of Glycine max cultivar Williams 82 chromosome 15, Glycine_max_v4.0, whole genome shotgun sequence contains the following coding sequences:
- the LOC100787994 gene encoding S-adenosylmethionine synthase — translation MAQETFLFTSESVNEGHPDKLCDQISDAVLDACLEQDPDSKVACETCTKTNMVMVFGEITTKANVDYEKIVRDTCRNIGFVSDDVGLDADNCKVLVNIEQQSPDIAQGVHGHLTKRPEEIGAGDQGHMFGYATDETPELMPLSHVLATKLGAKLTEVRKNGTCPWLRPDGKTQVTVEYYNDKGAMVPIRVHTVLISTQHDETVTNDEIAADLKEHVIKPVIPEKYLDEKTIFHLNPSGRFVIGGPHGDAGLTGRKIIIDTYGGWGAHGGGAFSGKDPTKVDRSGAYIVRQAAKSIVANGLARRAIVQVSYAIGVPEPLSVFVDTYGTGKIPDKEILSIVKESFDFRPGMISINLDLKRGGNGRFLKTAAYGHFGRDDPDFTWEVVKPLKGEKVPA, via the coding sequence ATGGCCCAAGAAACTTTCCTATTCACATCTGAATCAGTGAACGAGGGGCACCCTGACAAGCTCTGTGACCAGATCTCCGATGCTGTGCTCGATGCATGCTTGGAGCAGGACCCTGACAGCAAGGTTGCCTGTGAAACCTGCACCAAGACCAACATGGTGATGGTTTTCGGAGAGATCACAACCAAGGCCAACGTGGACTATGAGAAGATTGTGCGTGACACATGCAGGAACATTGGTTTTGTCTCTGATGATGTTGGTCTTGATGCTGACAACTGCAAGGTCCTCGTCAACATTGAGCAACAGAGTCCTGATATTGCTCAAGGTGTGCACGGCCACCTCACAAAGAGGCCTGAGGAGATTGGTGCTGGTGACCAAGGTCATATGTTCGGCTATGCCACTGACGAGACTCCCGAGCTCATGCCCTTGAGCCATGTCCTTGCCACGAAGCTCGGTGCCAAGCTCACCGAGGTTCGGAAGAACGGGACATGCCCTTGGCTGAGACCTGATGGCAAGACCCAAGTCACTGTTGAGTACTACAATGACAAGGGTGCCATGGTTCCAATCCGCGTCCACACTGTGCTCATCTCCACACAGCATGATGAGACTGTCACAAATGATGAGATTGCAGCTGATCTTAAAGAACACGTGATTAAGCCTGTGATTCCTGAGAAGTACCTTGATGAGAAGACCATTTTCCATTTGAACCCTTCTGGCAGGTTTGTCATTGGAGGGCCGCATGGCGATGCTGGTCTCACCGGCCGCAAGATCATCATCGACACCTATGGAGGATGGGGTGCACATGGTGGTGGTGCCTTCTCTGGGAAGGATCCTACCAAGGTTGATAGGAGTGGTGCCTACATTGTGAGGCAAGCTGCAAAGAGCATTGTTGCAAATGGACTTGCTAGGAGGGCAATTGTGCAAGTTTCCTATGCCATTGGTGTGCCTGAGCCCTTGTCTGTGTTTGTTGACACTTATGGCACTGGGAAGATCCCTGACAAGGAAATCCTCAGCATTGTGAAGGAGAGTTTTGACTTCAGGCCTGGCATGATCTCCATCAACCTTGATCTCAAGAGGGGTGGAAATGGCAGGTTCTTGAAGACTGCTGCATATGGACACTTTGGCAGAGATGACCCTGACTTCACATGGGAAGTGGTGAAGCCACTCAAGGGGGAGAAGGTACCTGCTTAA